The following proteins come from a genomic window of Paenibacillus sp. CAA11:
- a CDS encoding Ppx/GppA family phosphatase, translating into MKQASEHIAIIDIGSNSIRLVIYETSRQGDYRLIEEYKESARLSEKVKPDGDMDLKGVLTIVPVLSQFRQIAEVYHCRIVRVTATAAIRNAGNAAEVVALLNNRTGLRIELLSGEQEAYFGFRGVAASIGVRDGFIIDIGGGSTEITFFQDRTLQHSISLPYGAVNSYVKFGKGVDFGEDAAHELRSRVERELDRLPWLKGHTGLPLIGLGGTIRALGKLDQRRRKYPLRNTHHYELSEESIDYYMKILASRSLEQRKRMEGLSKSRADIIVPGLIILHTIYGRIGATYCLISGTGLREGLLLDTIGAEMPSADQVVERQIASLLFFHSTQPPAHLQRVSDYAQQLRKVLSKEDDPVEKRVLHTAAMLYKMGRSLGYPDADKHTRYWLTHAPLTGLTHREIALCSLITEFRANEGKRVSFAEYKDMFSPGDEDRVLKLGALLLLATALDASGTGMIEEVQFELENKTLHLKLKSRAQPFIECRELDTAQKIFKKLWDLKLKASFQDTSTN; encoded by the coding sequence ATGAAGCAAGCATCGGAGCACATAGCTATCATTGATATCGGTTCTAACTCTATTCGTCTTGTCATTTATGAGACAAGCAGGCAGGGGGATTATCGACTAATTGAGGAGTACAAGGAATCAGCGAGGCTAAGCGAGAAGGTAAAGCCGGATGGGGACATGGACCTGAAAGGGGTCTTGACCATCGTTCCTGTATTAAGCCAGTTCAGACAGATTGCTGAAGTTTATCATTGCCGGATTGTTCGAGTTACTGCAACGGCAGCCATCCGCAATGCAGGCAATGCGGCGGAAGTGGTCGCTTTGCTGAATAATAGAACGGGCCTTCGGATCGAGCTTCTATCCGGAGAGCAGGAAGCCTACTTCGGCTTTCGAGGGGTTGCGGCAAGCATAGGCGTGAGGGATGGTTTTATTATTGATATAGGCGGAGGAAGCACGGAGATCACTTTTTTTCAGGATCGCACACTTCAGCACAGTATCTCCTTGCCTTATGGAGCGGTAAATTCCTATGTGAAATTTGGGAAGGGTGTGGACTTTGGGGAAGATGCAGCGCACGAGCTGCGCAGCCGGGTTGAGCGGGAACTGGACCGCTTGCCCTGGCTTAAGGGTCATACGGGTCTACCTTTGATCGGCCTTGGCGGCACGATCCGTGCGTTAGGGAAGCTTGACCAACGGCGGCGCAAATATCCGCTGCGAAATACACACCATTATGAGCTGTCAGAGGAAAGTATAGATTATTATATGAAAATACTGGCCTCCCGCTCGTTAGAGCAGCGCAAGCGTATGGAGGGTTTGTCGAAGAGCCGGGCCGATATTATCGTTCCGGGTCTGATTATACTGCATACCATCTATGGCCGAATTGGAGCAACATATTGTCTGATTAGCGGAACCGGCTTAAGAGAGGGCCTGCTGCTGGATACGATTGGCGCTGAGATGCCTTCTGCCGACCAGGTGGTCGAGAGACAGATCGCTTCCTTGCTGTTTTTCCATTCCACTCAGCCGCCAGCGCATTTACAGCGGGTGAGCGATTATGCGCAGCAGCTGCGCAAGGTCCTAAGTAAGGAGGATGATCCTGTCGAAAAGAGGGTACTCCATACGGCCGCGATGCTGTATAAAATGGGTCGTTCTCTTGGCTATCCTGATGCGGATAAACATACAAGGTATTGGTTAACTCATGCGCCTCTAACCGGACTTACACATCGTGAGATTGCACTATGCTCGCTGATCACAGAGTTTCGGGCAAATGAGGGGAAACGGGTCAGCTTTGCGGAATATAAGGATATGTTCTCTCCAGGGGATGAGGATCGGGTTCTAAAGCTCGGCGCCCTGCTTCTGCTAGCTACAGCCCTGGATGCCAGCGGGACGGGGATGATCGAAGAGGTTCAGTTCGAGCTGGAGAACAAGACGCTCCATCTTAAGCTGAAGAGCCGCGCCCAGCCCTTTATTGAGTGTAGGGAGCTGGACACGGCCCAGAAAATTTTCAAAAAGCTGTGGGATCTTAAATTAAAGGCGAGCTTTCAGGATACTTCCACGAATTAA
- the ptsG gene encoding glucose-specific PTS transporter subunit IIBC: MFKRFFGVLQRVGKALMLPVAILPAAGLLLGIGNMLVNPDFLQYVPALNAHWIQTIANILMNAGQIVFDNLSLLFAVGVAVGLAGGEGVAGLAAIVGYLIMNVTMGTIMGVNEYALKVDSAAYARVLGIPTLQTGVFGGIIIGILAASMYNKYFKIELPSYLGFFAGKRFVPIMTAVWALVAGVALSFVWPPIQDGLNYVSNSMIDTNRTLAAFIFGVIERSLIPFGLHHIFYSPFWFEFGEYTNKAGQLIRGDQHIFMAQLRDGVNFTAGTFTTGKYPFMMFGLPAAALAMYHEAKPQHKKMVGGLMLSGALTAFLTGITEPLEFSFLFVAPLLFAVHAIFAGLSFMIMQILGVKIGMTFSGGFIDFTLFGIIPNRTPWWLVIVVGLCFAVVYYFMFRFFIRKFNLKTPGRDDASEGDEGGSQASGKPVTTDELPHNILAALGGQQNIAHLDACITRLRVEVKDKANVDKNRLKNLGASGVLEVGNNVQAIFGTRSDTIKSQIADIMSGRTPAPSPAPADPKPAEVEQEAAQEGNALIAEDIVSPVNGELMDISNVPDPVFSQKMTGDGFAVLPHDGKICSPVYGKVFNVFPSKHAVGIMSDGGKEVLVHIGVNTVKLKGQGFTVLVQEGDLVSAGQPIMEVDLEYVKEHAPSIISPIIFSNLPEGAAVTLNKTGAVKSGEANIITIK; the protein is encoded by the coding sequence ATGTTTAAGCGGTTTTTCGGTGTTCTGCAAAGAGTAGGTAAAGCCCTGATGCTGCCGGTAGCTATTCTTCCTGCTGCAGGCTTACTACTCGGGATCGGCAACATGCTGGTCAATCCGGATTTCCTTCAATATGTCCCGGCATTAAACGCGCATTGGATTCAAACCATTGCAAACATCCTGATGAATGCCGGACAAATCGTATTTGATAACCTATCTCTGTTGTTCGCCGTGGGCGTGGCCGTAGGCTTGGCTGGCGGTGAGGGGGTTGCGGGTCTTGCCGCAATCGTCGGTTATCTGATTATGAACGTTACCATGGGTACGATCATGGGAGTTAACGAGTACGCTCTAAAGGTAGACAGTGCAGCCTATGCGCGAGTACTCGGAATTCCAACGCTGCAGACAGGGGTCTTCGGCGGGATCATCATAGGTATCCTGGCGGCGTCGATGTACAACAAGTATTTCAAGATCGAACTGCCTTCATATCTCGGGTTCTTTGCCGGTAAACGCTTTGTTCCGATTATGACTGCAGTTTGGGCGCTGGTTGCCGGTGTGGCGCTGTCGTTTGTGTGGCCGCCGATTCAAGACGGACTGAACTATGTGTCTAACAGTATGATTGACACCAATCGTACATTGGCAGCCTTTATCTTTGGTGTGATCGAACGGTCACTGATTCCGTTTGGCTTGCATCATATCTTCTACTCGCCATTCTGGTTTGAGTTCGGAGAGTACACTAATAAAGCGGGACAATTGATCCGTGGTGACCAACATATCTTTATGGCTCAACTGCGGGACGGTGTTAATTTCACAGCGGGTACATTTACTACAGGTAAATATCCGTTCATGATGTTTGGTCTGCCAGCTGCTGCATTGGCGATGTATCATGAAGCTAAGCCGCAGCATAAGAAAATGGTGGGTGGCCTGATGCTGTCCGGTGCGCTTACTGCGTTCCTGACAGGGATTACGGAGCCGTTGGAATTCTCCTTCTTGTTCGTAGCACCATTGTTGTTCGCTGTACATGCCATTTTCGCAGGTTTGTCCTTCATGATCATGCAAATCCTAGGCGTTAAGATTGGTATGACCTTCTCGGGCGGATTTATTGACTTTACCCTGTTCGGGATTATTCCAAACCGGACGCCATGGTGGCTGGTTATTGTAGTAGGTTTGTGCTTTGCGGTCGTATACTACTTCATGTTCCGCTTCTTTATCCGGAAATTCAACCTGAAGACACCTGGACGTGACGATGCTTCTGAGGGAGATGAGGGCGGCTCACAAGCATCTGGCAAGCCGGTGACAACCGATGAGCTTCCGCATAACATTCTGGCTGCGCTGGGTGGTCAGCAGAACATCGCTCACTTGGATGCTTGTATCACTCGCCTGCGGGTGGAAGTTAAGGATAAGGCGAATGTCGATAAGAATCGTCTGAAGAACCTTGGAGCCTCCGGGGTGCTTGAAGTAGGTAACAACGTTCAAGCGATCTTCGGTACTCGTTCGGATACGATCAAATCGCAGATTGCTGACATTATGAGCGGTAGAACGCCGGCACCTTCTCCAGCTCCTGCTGATCCGAAGCCGGCTGAAGTAGAGCAGGAAGCAGCTCAAGAAGGCAATGCTCTGATTGCTGAGGATATCGTATCACCAGTAAATGGTGAATTAATGGATATCTCCAATGTACCTGACCCTGTGTTCTCGCAAAAAATGACAGGTGACGGCTTCGCGGTATTGCCGCATGACGGCAAGATCTGCTCGCCGGTATACGGTAAGGTCTTCAATGTGTTCCCGAGCAAGCATGCAGTCGGCATTATGTCCGACGGCGGCAAAGAAGTGCTCGTTCACATTGGAGTGAACACGGTTAAGCTGAAAGGCCAAGGATTTACGGTTCTGGTACAGGAGGGAGACCTCGTATCTGCCGGACAGCCGATTATGGAAGTGGATCTGGAATATGTGAAGGAGCATGCTCCATCCATTATTTCACCGATCATCTTCTCCAATCTTCCGGAAGGTGCAGCGGTAACGCTGAACAAGACGGGAGCCGTGAAGAGCGGTGAGGCAAACATCATCACGATTAAGTAA
- a CDS encoding HPr family phosphocarrier protein: MERTFKIIDEDGIHARPATALVNTANKFKGAEAFAEAKGKKVTLKSILGVLSLGLEKGDTITLSATGENEAEAIQALSDVMINEGLGELNA; the protein is encoded by the coding sequence ATGGAAAGAACTTTTAAAATCATTGACGAAGATGGAATTCACGCACGTCCAGCAACTGCGCTGGTGAATACTGCTAATAAATTCAAAGGTGCTGAAGCTTTTGCGGAAGCAAAAGGCAAAAAAGTTACTTTGAAGTCTATTCTTGGTGTATTGTCCCTTGGCCTTGAAAAGGGCGACACTATTACTCTTTCTGCTACAGGTGAGAATGAAGCAGAAGCGATTCAAGCGCTCTCTGATGTTATGATTAACGAAGGGCTGGGAGAGCTGAATGCTTAA
- the ptsP gene encoding phosphoenolpyruvate--protein phosphotransferase, with the protein MLKLEGIAASAGVAIAQAFKLEHPDYTVHERQVTDTAAEIAKLDAALAKSQAELEAIKERTLQELGAKKAEIFESHLLILNDPELIDPVREKITSDSVNAEFALNETASQFISMFENMKSAYLQERAADMRDVTKRILTHLLGLNYVNPAEISREVIVIAEDLTPSDTAQLNRKYVKGFTTNIGGRTSHSAIMARSLEIPAVVGTKDVLSKVKDGDVIIVDGLDGKVIINPTDELLEQYRTKQQKYLEQREEWKKLRDQPTVSKDGVHVELAANIGTPNDVAGVLENGGEGVGLYRTEFLYMGRDKLPSEEIQFNAYKTVLEKMEGKPVVVRTLDIGGDKELPYLDLPKEMNPFLGFRAIRLCLDKTDIFRTQLRALLRASVYGNLRIMFPMIATLNEFRQAKELLLEEKAKLVNEGIEVSDEIQLGIMVEIPSTAVLADQFAKEVDFFSIGTNDLIQYTMAADRMNERVSYLYQPYNPAILRLVKMVIDAAHKEGRWAGMCGEMAGDSTAIPLLLGLGLDEFSMSATSILPARTQISKLSKADMQELAAKALEMQTAEQVVELVRAIEE; encoded by the coding sequence ATGCTTAAGCTGGAAGGGATTGCTGCCTCTGCAGGGGTAGCCATCGCTCAGGCTTTCAAGCTGGAGCATCCGGATTATACGGTTCATGAGCGTCAGGTAACGGATACTGCTGCGGAAATCGCCAAGCTGGATGCAGCTTTGGCGAAGTCGCAAGCAGAGCTTGAAGCGATCAAAGAGCGCACGCTTCAGGAGCTTGGTGCCAAGAAGGCGGAAATTTTCGAATCTCATTTGCTGATTCTGAATGATCCGGAATTGATTGATCCTGTTCGTGAGAAGATCACGAGTGATTCTGTCAATGCTGAATTTGCCCTGAACGAAACGGCTAGCCAGTTCATTTCCATGTTTGAGAACATGAAGAGCGCGTACCTGCAAGAACGTGCTGCCGATATGCGCGATGTAACCAAGCGGATTCTGACTCATCTGTTGGGGCTGAACTATGTGAACCCTGCGGAAATCAGCCGTGAAGTGATTGTTATCGCGGAAGATTTGACTCCTTCGGATACAGCTCAGCTTAACCGCAAGTATGTGAAGGGTTTTACGACCAATATTGGCGGCCGGACTTCACACTCCGCGATCATGGCTCGTTCTCTGGAAATTCCGGCGGTTGTCGGAACGAAGGATGTGCTGTCCAAGGTCAAAGATGGGGATGTGATCATCGTTGACGGTCTGGACGGCAAAGTGATCATCAACCCAACGGACGAACTGCTGGAGCAATATCGCACCAAGCAGCAGAAGTATTTGGAACAGCGCGAAGAGTGGAAGAAGCTGCGCGATCAACCGACCGTATCCAAGGACGGTGTGCATGTCGAGCTGGCGGCCAACATTGGTACGCCTAATGATGTGGCAGGCGTTCTGGAGAACGGCGGAGAAGGCGTTGGCCTCTACCGTACCGAGTTCCTGTACATGGGCCGCGACAAGCTGCCTTCCGAAGAAATTCAGTTCAATGCGTACAAGACCGTGCTTGAGAAGATGGAAGGCAAGCCGGTTGTCGTGCGGACACTGGACATCGGCGGTGACAAGGAACTGCCTTATTTGGACCTTCCAAAAGAGATGAACCCGTTCCTCGGATTCCGGGCAATTCGTCTTTGTCTCGATAAGACCGATATTTTCCGCACTCAGCTCCGCGCCTTGCTGCGCGCTAGTGTCTATGGAAACCTGCGCATTATGTTCCCTATGATCGCTACGCTGAATGAATTCCGCCAAGCTAAAGAGCTGCTGCTGGAAGAGAAAGCGAAGCTGGTAAATGAGGGAATCGAAGTATCCGATGAAATTCAGCTTGGTATCATGGTCGAAATTCCTTCGACTGCTGTGCTGGCGGATCAGTTCGCCAAAGAAGTTGACTTCTTCAGTATCGGAACTAATGATTTGATTCAATACACGATGGCTGCCGACCGGATGAACGAACGCGTATCGTATTTATACCAACCGTACAATCCTGCGATTCTGCGCCTTGTGAAGATGGTCATCGATGCCGCACACAAAGAAGGCCGCTGGGCCGGCATGTGCGGTGAGATGGCAGGCGATTCTACAGCCATTCCGCTTCTGCTTGGACTCGGTCTTGATGAGTTCAGCATGAGCGCTACTTCGATTCTGCCTGCGCGTACGCAAATCTCCAAGCTGTCCAAAGCAGATATGCAGGAGCTGGCAGCGAAGGCGCTGGAAATGCAGACAGCCGAACAGGTTGTGGAGCTTGTCCGCGCGATCGAAGAGTAA
- the glcT gene encoding glucose PTS transporter transcription antiterminator GlcT: MSSLLVNKVLNNNVIIADHPEHGEVVVIGKGIGFNRKPHEAIPLKSVEKLFILKNAQEQEQYKQLIPQVDEKLIEVINEAILYIAQRSEITLNEHIHIALTDHIAFAIKRAEQDIAIHNPFLFETKEIYPLEYELAEHVMKQLEEKMGIDLGQDEVGFVALHIHSAMTNQHITEVKEHSQLIADLVGIIEEHFHYSIARHSLDYARMLTHLRFAIERIRRGERVQETSKLEELLRDEYPELYSLAWKLTKVMEQRLKKPVYQAETSYLTMHLHRVAPKGAI; encoded by the coding sequence GTGAGCAGCTTACTGGTGAATAAAGTGCTGAATAATAATGTAATTATCGCCGATCATCCAGAACATGGCGAAGTTGTGGTGATCGGCAAGGGTATTGGCTTTAACCGCAAGCCTCACGAAGCGATTCCACTGAAATCGGTTGAGAAGCTATTTATACTAAAAAATGCACAGGAGCAGGAACAGTACAAACAGCTCATTCCCCAAGTCGACGAAAAACTGATTGAGGTTATAAATGAGGCGATTTTATATATAGCCCAGCGCAGTGAAATTACGCTTAACGAACATATTCATATTGCGCTTACCGACCATATTGCATTTGCAATTAAACGGGCAGAACAGGATATTGCAATACACAACCCGTTTTTGTTCGAAACCAAGGAAATTTATCCGCTGGAATATGAGCTGGCTGAGCATGTAATGAAGCAGCTGGAGGAGAAGATGGGCATTGATTTAGGACAGGATGAAGTTGGATTTGTGGCCCTTCACATACACAGTGCGATGACAAACCAGCATATTACCGAGGTCAAGGAACACTCTCAACTCATAGCTGATCTTGTAGGCATCATTGAAGAGCATTTTCATTACTCTATAGCAAGGCACTCGCTTGATTATGCAAGAATGCTAACTCATCTTCGTTTTGCAATTGAGCGGATTCGCAGGGGGGAGCGTGTACAGGAGACTTCCAAGCTTGAAGAGCTGCTTCGGGATGAATATCCTGAGCTGTACTCCTTAGCCTGGAAACTCACCAAGGTAATGGAACAGCGGCTGAAAAAGCCCGTTTATCAGGCGGAGACGAGCTACTTAACGATGCATTTGCACCGGGTAGCTCCTAAAGGCGCAATATAA
- a CDS encoding flotillin family protein — translation MTSLPDYLLIPAIVMGVIIVLCLAFWARYRTVSPDEAMIVTGSFLGSKNISEDETGRKIKIVRGGGAFIWPVFQKSEFMSLLSHKLDVTTPEVYTEQGVPVLADGVAIIKVGSTTEDVATAAEQFMGKPIESLKGEAQEVLEGHLRSILGSMTVEEVYRNRDKFAQEVQSVAARDLKKMGLQIVSFTIKDVRDKHGYLEALGKPRIAAVKRDAEIAEAEAVRDSRIQKARAEEEGQKAELLRDTNIAEASKEKELKVASFKKEQDTAKAEADQAYHIQEARAKQTMVEEQMKVELVRKEREIDLQEKEILVRQKQYDAEVKKKADADRYAVEQAAEADKARKMREADAASYSIETQARASAEQKRLEGQALADAERAKGTADAEIIRLRGLAEAEAKEKLADAFAKFGEAAILDIVIKMLPELAGKIAQPLSSIDKLTVVDTGKGEGASRVSNYVTELMSTAPEMLRSVSGIDLDQLIQGLVGGKPAAEAPKQRAQREAAASLHEGE, via the coding sequence ATGACGAGTTTGCCTGATTATTTGCTTATTCCGGCAATTGTAATGGGCGTAATTATCGTGTTGTGCCTTGCTTTCTGGGCACGCTACCGGACAGTCAGTCCGGATGAGGCGATGATTGTTACAGGTTCATTCCTTGGCAGCAAGAATATATCAGAAGACGAGACGGGACGGAAGATTAAGATTGTTAGGGGCGGTGGCGCTTTTATCTGGCCGGTATTCCAGAAATCAGAGTTTATGTCATTACTATCCCATAAACTCGATGTTACCACGCCCGAGGTCTATACGGAGCAAGGGGTTCCCGTACTGGCAGACGGGGTCGCCATCATCAAAGTCGGCAGCACCACGGAAGATGTAGCGACGGCTGCCGAGCAATTCATGGGCAAACCGATCGAATCGCTAAAGGGTGAGGCTCAAGAAGTGCTGGAAGGGCATCTGCGCTCTATACTCGGTTCCATGACGGTGGAGGAGGTCTACCGGAACCGTGATAAATTCGCACAAGAGGTACAGAGTGTTGCTGCCCGGGATTTGAAGAAGATGGGCCTGCAGATCGTATCTTTCACCATCAAGGATGTTCGCGATAAGCATGGCTATTTGGAAGCTTTGGGTAAGCCGCGAATTGCTGCCGTAAAACGTGATGCGGAGATTGCCGAAGCCGAGGCAGTCCGGGATTCCCGAATCCAGAAGGCGCGTGCCGAGGAAGAAGGGCAGAAGGCCGAGCTGCTTCGTGACACGAACATCGCGGAAGCCAGCAAGGAGAAAGAACTGAAGGTAGCCTCCTTTAAGAAGGAACAGGATACGGCTAAGGCGGAAGCCGATCAGGCTTATCACATTCAAGAAGCACGTGCCAAGCAGACGATGGTCGAAGAGCAAATGAAGGTGGAACTGGTTCGGAAAGAGCGGGAGATTGACCTACAAGAGAAAGAAATTCTAGTGCGTCAGAAGCAGTATGATGCCGAAGTGAAGAAGAAGGCCGACGCCGACCGTTATGCGGTCGAACAGGCAGCCGAGGCGGATAAAGCCCGTAAAATGCGTGAAGCCGATGCGGCTTCGTACTCCATTGAGACGCAGGCCCGAGCTTCTGCAGAGCAGAAAAGACTCGAGGGTCAGGCTTTGGCTGATGCCGAACGGGCTAAAGGTACGGCTGATGCAGAAATTATCCGTCTGCGGGGTCTCGCCGAAGCGGAAGCGAAGGAGAAGTTGGCCGATGCATTCGCGAAGTTTGGCGAGGCGGCGATCCTCGACATCGTCATTAAGATGCTGCCAGAGCTTGCTGGCAAGATTGCTCAGCCGCTCTCGTCTATCGACAAGTTAACGGTGGTCGACACAGGCAAAGGCGAAGGAGCTTCAAGGGTGAGCAATTATGTGACAGAATTAATGTCAACAGCACCAGAGATGCTGAGGAGTGTATCCGGCATCGATTTGGATCAGCTGATTCAGGGGCTAGTTGGCGGCAAACCTGCTGCTGAGGCACCTAAGCAGCGGGCGCAACGCGAAGCTGCAGCCTCACTTCATGAGGGAGAATAG
- a CDS encoding 50S ribosomal protein L25, which translates to MSSEHSVTLNAEKRTGSTRAELRKLRQQGRVPGVIYGSQIGSQSLHVDEKELAKVARTGRSEFFQLNVAGGEGFPALIKEIQQRGGRVVHVDFQHVSRNKPIRVKIPVHYNGTAEGTKTGGILQFQETELEVEGLPDQLPAGIDVDITALQVGDKLTAADVQLPEGVSLISSEDSLLASVVLTRAAESAEETEDAEAAKEEAAEEAK; encoded by the coding sequence ATGAGTTCTGAACACAGTGTGACTTTGAATGCTGAGAAAAGAACAGGATCTACGCGGGCGGAGCTGCGTAAGCTGAGACAGCAAGGTCGTGTGCCAGGCGTCATCTACGGATCACAGATTGGCAGTCAGTCTCTTCATGTGGATGAGAAGGAGCTTGCCAAGGTGGCTCGTACCGGCAGATCCGAATTCTTTCAATTAAATGTGGCGGGTGGCGAAGGCTTTCCGGCGCTTATCAAAGAAATTCAGCAGAGAGGCGGACGGGTTGTCCATGTTGACTTCCAGCATGTATCCCGCAACAAGCCGATCCGCGTTAAAATTCCCGTTCATTATAACGGTACAGCAGAGGGTACGAAGACTGGAGGAATCCTGCAATTTCAGGAAACTGAGCTTGAGGTTGAGGGCTTGCCGGATCAGCTTCCAGCCGGAATCGATGTGGACATCACCGCGCTTCAGGTTGGGGACAAGCTGACTGCAGCAGACGTGCAGCTTCCGGAAGGAGTCAGCCTAATTTCCTCAGAGGACAGCTTGTTGGCTTCTGTTGTGCTCACACGTGCAGCTGAATCCGCTGAGGAGACTGAAGATGCCGAAGCAGCTAAAGAAGAGGCCGCTGAAGAAGCGAAATAA
- the ppk1 gene encoding polyphosphate kinase 1 — protein sequence MTNLEIKESGSRYINRDLSWVEFNWRVLQEAQDPETPLLERAKFLSIVSSNLDEFISVRVAGIQDQIRAGYTKKDFTGYTPAGLYKRLIGRINKMVAAQYRTFRDITKQLHKANIQFLDYEDLNTTQRKAMDTYFHDIVFPVLTPMAVDQSRPFPLVHTQYVYLAVVLQKEGGEAEEEPYFAVVQIPSNLSRLLRLPRHSNSKKQSFMLLEELIKHHIHTLFSGYLPLAVHEFRVTRNADLTIDEEGAEDLLEEIEKELRKRRWGAPVRLEIQKGFHPYALDLLQEEFEIEEAVFEIDGPLDLTFLSKLPGEVKTSPKLKYPPFDPPYPQEFANDEDFFTRLSQQDVLVYHPYECFDALTDFVVQAAEDPSVMAIKMTLYRVSGNSPLIQALADAAESGKQVTVVVELKARFDEERNIAWARKLEKAGCHVVYGLVGLKTHAKILLVVRQEEKDLKRYVHVGTGNYNDITARLYTDIGLFTTHPAIGEDASELFNLITGYSHSHRWQAFTISPLDMMDKLQSLIRREAEHAAAGRPARIIAKMNSLSNQEMIDELYGASAAGVQIDLIVRGVCCLRPGIEGLSDRITVRSIVDRFLEHSRIYYFENGGQPEVWLSSADWMTRNLTRRVELMCPIYDQGIQNMLMRILQLSLDDNVKAKELATTGKYEKAEGHPSQPLRSQFAALQINSWKYPESSPLI from the coding sequence ATGACTAATTTGGAAATCAAAGAAAGCGGATCAAGATATATTAACCGTGACTTAAGCTGGGTCGAGTTCAACTGGAGAGTGCTTCAAGAAGCCCAGGATCCCGAGACTCCGCTGCTGGAGCGAGCCAAATTCCTATCCATTGTATCCAGCAATCTAGATGAATTTATTAGTGTTCGAGTAGCCGGAATTCAAGATCAAATCCGAGCAGGATATACCAAGAAGGATTTTACAGGCTATACGCCGGCTGGATTATACAAACGGCTCATTGGCAGAATTAATAAAATGGTAGCCGCCCAGTATCGGACCTTCAGGGACATTACGAAGCAGCTGCATAAAGCGAATATTCAATTTCTTGATTATGAGGATCTCAATACCACACAGCGAAAAGCCATGGATACTTATTTCCATGATATTGTGTTTCCTGTGCTCACGCCCATGGCGGTCGATCAGAGCCGCCCTTTCCCGCTCGTCCATACCCAATATGTCTACTTGGCGGTCGTTCTACAGAAAGAAGGAGGAGAAGCTGAGGAAGAGCCCTATTTTGCCGTAGTGCAAATTCCTAGCAATTTATCCCGGCTGTTGCGGCTGCCCCGCCACTCGAATAGCAAGAAGCAATCCTTCATGCTGCTGGAAGAGCTGATTAAGCACCATATCCATACGCTCTTCAGCGGGTATCTTCCACTTGCTGTCCATGAATTCAGGGTAACAAGAAATGCTGACCTGACCATTGATGAGGAGGGTGCTGAGGATTTACTTGAAGAAATTGAAAAGGAGCTGCGCAAGCGCCGCTGGGGGGCTCCGGTGCGTCTAGAGATTCAGAAGGGATTTCATCCTTACGCTTTGGATCTGCTGCAAGAGGAGTTTGAGATTGAGGAAGCGGTATTTGAAATTGACGGTCCGCTCGACTTGACATTCCTATCCAAGCTTCCAGGGGAAGTAAAGACCTCCCCTAAGCTCAAATATCCGCCTTTCGATCCGCCTTATCCGCAGGAGTTTGCCAATGATGAGGACTTTTTTACAAGGTTAAGCCAGCAGGATGTTCTCGTATATCACCCTTATGAGTGCTTTGACGCGCTGACTGACTTTGTGGTACAAGCAGCCGAGGACCCTTCTGTTATGGCGATCAAAATGACTCTGTACCGGGTCAGCGGTAATTCGCCGCTGATTCAGGCGCTCGCGGATGCCGCTGAGTCCGGTAAGCAGGTTACCGTCGTCGTGGAGCTGAAGGCTAGATTTGACGAGGAACGAAATATTGCCTGGGCAAGGAAGCTGGAGAAAGCCGGCTGCCATGTGGTATACGGCTTGGTCGGACTCAAGACCCATGCCAAAATCCTGCTGGTTGTCCGTCAGGAAGAGAAAGACCTGAAGCGGTACGTTCATGTCGGCACGGGCAACTATAACGATATTACAGCTCGGCTGTACACCGATATCGGACTGTTTACTACCCATCCTGCTATAGGAGAAGATGCCTCCGAGCTGTTTAATTTGATCACGGGATACTCACACAGCCACCGATGGCAGGCCTTTACGATTTCGCCACTGGATATGATGGACAAGCTCCAGAGCTTGATCCGCCGAGAGGCAGAGCATGCGGCTGCAGGCCGTCCAGCTCGGATCATTGCCAAGATGAACTCTCTCTCCAATCAGGAGATGATTGATGAGCTATATGGTGCCTCTGCAGCAGGCGTTCAGATCGACCTGATCGTCCGGGGAGTCTGCTGCCTCCGCCCAGGCATTGAAGGCCTCAGCGACCGAATTACCGTTAGAAGCATCGTGGATCGCTTTCTTGAACATTCGCGTATTTATTATTTTGAGAACGGCGGGCAGCCTGAGGTCTGGCTTTCCAGTGCAGATTGGATGACCCGGAATTTAACACGTCGTGTCGAGCTGATGTGCCCGATTTATGATCAGGGCATCCAGAACATGCTTATGCGAATTCTTCAGCTCTCCCTAGACGATAATGTCAAAGCCAAGGAGCTTGCAACCACCGGTAAATATGAAAAAGCGGAGGGCCATCCATCCCAGCCGCTCCGCAGTCAGTTTGCCGCCCTTCAGATTAATTCGTGGAAGTATCCTGAAAGCTCGCCTTTAATTTAA